A single region of the Triplophysa dalaica isolate WHDGS20190420 chromosome 15, ASM1584641v1, whole genome shotgun sequence genome encodes:
- the entpd6 gene encoding ectonucleoside triphosphate diphosphohydrolase 6 translates to MKIPKLAFFFMFAVCLVVYLTYVKRHYDGTKSSVSDQRPQYSHDPHTHLTSVHRVSENFQYGIMFDAGSTGTRIHIFKFQVEPNEAPKLAQETFRALKPGLSAYADDPEKSKEGLMELLKVAKETVPDTLWSSTPLMLRATAGLRLLPGEKANILLDEVREVFSESLFLYSPDSVSIMDGTDEGMSAWITVNFLIGGLHGSDTPTVGMLDLGGGSTQITFALQDEKTIQTSPIDYVTSFQMFNISHALYSHSYLGLGLMSARLAVLGGIEAQPLEGPQELMSPCLAPDYSGQWEHAEVIYKLKGQKAGEPIYESCLRKVEKMIYKRVREAEEVKDIDFYAFSYYYDRAVDLGLIDENTGGTVKVQDYIEGAIKVCNNMSAGEIKENPFLCLDLTYVSVLLQELGFSPDKELKLARKINDVETSWALGATFHCIESIRKQGTC, encoded by the exons ATGAAGATCCCAAAGCTAgcttttttctttatgtttgcGGTGTGCCTGGTTGTCTACCTCACCTATGTCAAACGTCATTACGATGGAACAAAATCATCAGTATCTGACCAGCGCCCCCAGTATAGCCATGATCCCCATACACATTTAACCTCAGTTCATAGGGTCAGCGAAAATTTCCAGTATGGAATTATGTTTGATGCTGGAAGCACTGGAACCAGAATTCACATCTTCAAATTCCAGGTGGAGCCAAATG AAGCTCCTAAATTAGCTCAGGAGACGTTTAGAGCATTAAAACCTGGACTGTCTGCATATGCTGATGATCCAGAAAAG AGTAAAGAGGGGCTGATGGAACTGTTGAAGGTAGCCAAAGAAACAGTGCCTGACACACTGTGGAGTTCCACGCCTTTGATGCTCAGAGCGACGGCCGGGCTCAGACTGCTGCCTGGTGAGAAGGCCAACATCCTTTTGGACGAG GTGAGGGAGGTCTTTAGCGAATCTTTGTTCCTCTATAGCCCAGACAGCGTGTCAATAATGGACGGTACAGATGAAG GCATGTCTGCTTGGATTACCGTCAATTTTTTAATAG GTGGTCTTCATGGTTCAGACACTCCGACAGTAGGCATGCTGGATTTAGGTGGGGGCTCAACCCAGATCACCTTTGCTCTACAGGATGAA AAAACCATTCAGACCTCTCCCATTGATTATGTGacatcatttcaaatgttcAACATCAGCCACGCCCTCTACTCACACAG ttaCCTTGGCCTGGGGTTGATGTCAGCCAGACTTGCAGTGTTGGGAGGGATTGAAGCACAGCCTT tagAGGGACCTCAAGAGTTGATGAGTCCATGTCTAGCCCCTGATTATTCTGGACAATGGGAGCATGCTGAAGTAATATACAAACTTAAAGGGCAGAAAGCAG GAGAGCCCATATATGAGTCATGCTTGAGAAAAGTAGAAAAGATGATTTACAAACGGGTGAGAGAAGCAGAGGAAGTTAAAGACATTGACTTCTATGCATTCTCATACTACTATGACAGAGCTGTGGATCTCGGCCTCATTG atgAAAACACAGGAGGGACAGTAAAAGTACAGGATTACATTGAAGGTGCCATAAAAG TGTGCAATAATATGTCCGCCggagaaataaaagagaatCCGTTCTTGTGTTTGGACCTCACGTATGTCTCGGTTCTCCTCCAGGAGCTCGGCTTTTCTCCTGATAAAGAGCTAAAG CTGGCTAGAAAGATAAATGACGTGGAGACCAGCTGGGCCCTGGGTGCTACTTTTCATTGCATCGAGTCGATCCGTAAGCAAGGAACGTGCTGA